CCCATAGATACACAGGTCATATTATATTCTATTGTATCTACTAATATTTTTTCATTGATGATTCTATTATTTCCAAAACCTATCACTGGAATAAGCGCTCCGGATAAAATAGGTTCTCCCATATCAACTTTTACCTGATTAAATATTCCATTTTCAAAAATTATTTCCGGACGAATAATTCCTGCTTTTGTTTCCAGTTCAATTTTTGTTTTTTCTGTTAATTTATTTTCATAAACATATCTAGCTACGCAGCGAGTAACATTCCCACACATTTCAGCTTCACTGCCATCTGAATTAAAGATTCTCATCTTAAAATCAGCAATTTCTGATGGTGAAATGATAACTAAGCCATCTGCGCCAATTCCAAAATTACGATTACAAACAGCAATTGCAGTTTTTTCAAAATCAAGAATTGTTTCTGTAAACCCGTTCACAAGAACGAAATCATTACCAGCTCCATGCCATTTTGTAAAATTAAATCCCATTAGTATAATCTCCTATTCTAAAATCTATATTAAATATATTCTACTTGCTAACGGCTTTATATGCAACTTTGTTTTCCATAGAAAATAATGTTTTTATTCCACTTGTAATTAAACCAATACCAGAAGCAAAAAGAATCAGTACCCATTCTATCCAACCTAAA
This genomic interval from Selenobaculum gibii contains the following:
- the dapF gene encoding diaminopimelate epimerase gives rise to the protein MGFNFTKWHGAGNDFVLVNGFTETILDFEKTAIAVCNRNFGIGADGLVIISPSEIADFKMRIFNSDGSEAEMCGNVTRCVARYVYENKLTEKTKIELETKAGIIRPEIIFENGIFNQVKVDMGEPILSGALIPVIGFGNNRIINEKILVDTIEYNMTCVSMGNPHCVIFVDDMKKINLNSIGPKLEVHKSFPKKINVEFAEIKNEHHIRMRVWERGAGITLACGTGSCATLVAAVLNNKTERKATLELDGGNLIIEWADNNHVYMSGPAQEVFHGVYL